In bacterium, a single genomic region encodes these proteins:
- a CDS encoding site-2 protease family protein gives MGDFRLGSVLGFEIRIDFSWFIIFALILWSFSFGIFPTSFPGLGAATYIAMGVAGTLLFFASLLAHELSHSVVARSKGIPVEGITLFIFGGMARTRLEAEEPGDEFYIAVVGPVSSIVIGLLFGLVWWVGRRADWSVAVTGVAGYLGMLNIALAVFNLLPGFPLDGGRLFRSLVWKITGDVTRATRIASNGGKWLGYVLVFLGILQAFAGNVLGGLWLVFIGWFLRNAAITSYEQHLIRMVLEGVRAAETMTRNPETVPSHLTVQELVDDYFMRRRYQAFPVVDDGYPVGIVTINQVKELPREEWPVRTVGSIMAPAQDGVTVRPEERMTSVLEKMEASGLRRVLVTRDGRLEGIITATDVAAWLDRVRQLGMERPARRSP, from the coding sequence ATGGGCGACTTCCGGCTCGGTTCGGTCCTCGGCTTCGAGATCCGCATCGATTTCTCGTGGTTCATCATCTTCGCCCTGATCCTCTGGAGCTTCTCGTTCGGCATATTCCCGACGAGCTTCCCAGGACTGGGCGCGGCGACGTACATCGCGATGGGCGTGGCGGGGACGCTGCTGTTCTTCGCCTCGCTGCTCGCCCACGAGCTGTCGCACTCGGTGGTCGCGCGGAGCAAGGGCATCCCTGTCGAGGGCATCACGCTCTTCATCTTCGGCGGGATGGCGCGGACGCGGCTGGAGGCGGAGGAGCCGGGCGACGAGTTCTACATCGCGGTGGTGGGGCCGGTCTCGAGCATCGTGATCGGCCTGTTGTTCGGGCTGGTGTGGTGGGTGGGCAGGCGCGCGGACTGGAGCGTCGCGGTGACGGGCGTCGCCGGCTACCTCGGCATGCTCAACATCGCCCTCGCCGTGTTCAACCTGCTGCCGGGCTTCCCGCTGGACGGCGGCCGGCTGTTCCGCTCGCTCGTCTGGAAGATCACGGGCGACGTGACCAGGGCCACGCGCATCGCGTCCAACGGCGGCAAGTGGCTGGGTTACGTCCTCGTGTTCCTGGGCATCCTCCAGGCGTTCGCGGGGAATGTGCTGGGCGGGCTGTGGCTGGTCTTCATCGGCTGGTTCCTGCGCAACGCCGCGATCACGAGCTACGAGCAGCACCTCATCCGGATGGTGCTGGAGGGCGTGCGCGCGGCGGAGACCATGACGCGCAACCCGGAGACGGTGCCGTCGCACCTGACGGTGCAGGAGCTGGTGGACGACTACTTCATGCGCCGCCGGTACCAGGCGTTCCCGGTGGTGGACGACGGGTACCCGGTCGGCATCGTGACGATCAACCAGGTCAAGGAGCTGCCGCGGGAGGAGTGGCCGGTGCGGACCGTCGGCTCGATCATGGCGCCGGCGCAAGATGGCGTGACCGTGCGGCCGGAAGAGCGCATGACCAGCGTGCTGGAGAAGATGGAGGCCTCGGGTCTGCGGCGGGTCCTGGTCACGCGGGACGGCCGGCTCGAGGGCATCATCACGGCCACGGACGTGGCGGCCTGGCTGGACCGGGTGCGGCAGCTCGGCATGGAGCGGCCCGCGCGGCGTTCTCCGTGA
- a CDS encoding formimidoylglutamate deiminase: protein MPVLLPDLVYNGGAFRRGLGIEIEAATGRIGRVGDARELERAARERGDVVETLPGRALVPGFVNAHSHAFQRLIRGRTQWRSAAEPQADFWSWREAMYGAALALSPEDVYHASRFCFLEMLRAGFTSVGEFHYLHRDPAGEAYADPNELALRVIAAAEDVGIRIVLLKTCYAAGGIGRPLEPQQRRFATPDLDAFLAETEQLAQRYADHSSGHPLVTVGVAPHSVRAVPRGWLAPLRRWAAERGAPFHIHVAEQPAEVEACRAAYGLRPVELLAEEGVVDDGLTAIHATHLAADEIALLGDAGATVCACPTTERDLGDGFLPGAELLGAGAHVALGTDSHTVIDPFEEMRLVEYHERLRRLRRVVLAVPGKDGRLEVAPLLFELATESGARALRIDAGRLAPGALADIVAIDLEHPALAGWTDDSLASLLALCAPASVVSDVWVGGVRRIEQRRHVLDDDAAATFRRVAERLG, encoded by the coding sequence ATGCCCGTCCTGCTCCCCGACCTGGTCTACAACGGCGGCGCCTTCCGCCGCGGCCTCGGCATCGAGATCGAGGCTGCAACCGGTCGCATCGGGCGCGTGGGCGATGCGCGGGAGCTGGAGCGCGCCGCGCGCGAGCGGGGCGACGTCGTCGAGACGCTCCCGGGCCGTGCGCTGGTCCCCGGCTTCGTCAACGCGCACTCGCACGCGTTCCAGCGGCTGATCCGCGGGCGCACACAGTGGCGGTCAGCGGCAGAGCCGCAGGCGGACTTCTGGAGCTGGCGCGAGGCGATGTACGGCGCGGCGCTCGCTCTCTCGCCGGAAGACGTCTACCACGCGTCGCGTTTCTGCTTTCTCGAGATGCTGCGCGCGGGGTTCACGAGCGTCGGCGAGTTCCACTACCTGCACCGCGACCCGGCGGGCGAGGCGTACGCGGACCCCAACGAGCTGGCGCTGCGCGTGATCGCTGCGGCGGAAGACGTCGGCATCCGCATCGTGCTGCTGAAGACGTGCTACGCGGCGGGTGGGATCGGCCGACCGCTCGAGCCGCAGCAGCGCCGCTTCGCGACGCCGGACCTGGACGCGTTCCTCGCGGAAACGGAACAGCTCGCGCAGCGCTACGCGGACCACTCCAGCGGCCATCCACTGGTCACGGTGGGCGTGGCGCCGCACAGCGTGCGGGCGGTGCCGCGCGGGTGGCTCGCGCCGCTGCGGCGCTGGGCGGCCGAGCGCGGCGCGCCGTTCCACATCCACGTCGCCGAGCAGCCGGCGGAGGTCGAGGCGTGCCGGGCGGCGTATGGATTGCGGCCCGTCGAGTTGCTGGCGGAGGAAGGCGTCGTGGACGACGGCCTCACCGCCATCCATGCGACGCACCTAGCCGCTGACGAGATCGCACTGCTCGGCGATGCAGGAGCGACCGTGTGCGCGTGTCCGACGACGGAGCGCGACCTGGGTGACGGCTTCCTGCCCGGCGCCGAGCTGCTCGGGGCCGGCGCGCATGTCGCGCTCGGCACCGACAGCCACACGGTCATCGACCCGTTCGAAGAGATGCGCCTCGTGGAGTACCACGAACGCCTGCGACGGCTCCGGCGCGTGGTGCTCGCGGTGCCCGGAAAGGACGGGCGGCTGGAGGTGGCGCCGCTGCTGTTCGAGCTGGCCACGGAGAGCGGCGCGCGGGCGCTGCGCATCGATGCGGGCCGACTCGCGCCCGGCGCGCTCGCGGACATCGTCGCCATTGATCTCGAGCACCCTGCGCTCGCCGGGTGGACCGACGACTCGCTGGCCTCGCTCCTCGCGCTGTGCGCGCCCGCCAGTGTGGTCTCGGACGTATGGGTCGGCGGCGTGCGGCGCATCGAGCAGCGGCGCCACGTGCTGGACGACGACGCGGCGGCCACCTTCCGGCGCGTGGCCGAGCGGCTGGGTTGA
- a CDS encoding oxidoreductase — MSQTIIQVDAFTDRPFAGNPAAVCVLAAPRDERWMRDVAREMNLSETAFLVKRGDGAYDLRWFTPTAEVDLCGHATLASAHVLWEDGHLAPHETARFHTRSGLLTATRTAEWIELDFPATPATPVDPPAGLASALGAEPLWVGTSRFDLLVLLRDERTVRGLRPDIAALRALDARGIIVTAPASDEHAAYDFVSRFFAPAVGVDEDPVTGSAHCALGPFWAERLGKEELVGYQASARGGFVRVRLQGDRVLLGGRAVTVMRGELLG, encoded by the coding sequence ATGTCACAGACGATCATCCAGGTGGATGCGTTCACGGACCGCCCCTTCGCCGGCAACCCGGCGGCCGTGTGCGTGTTGGCCGCGCCGCGCGACGAACGGTGGATGCGCGACGTCGCCCGCGAGATGAACCTCTCCGAGACCGCGTTCCTCGTGAAGCGCGGCGACGGCGCCTACGACCTCCGCTGGTTCACCCCCACCGCCGAGGTGGACCTCTGCGGCCACGCCACCCTCGCCAGCGCCCACGTGCTGTGGGAGGACGGGCACCTCGCGCCGCACGAGACCGCACGCTTCCACACCCGCAGCGGACTGCTCACCGCCACGCGCACGGCGGAGTGGATCGAGCTCGACTTCCCCGCGACGCCGGCCACGCCCGTGGATCCCCCCGCCGGCCTCGCCTCCGCACTCGGCGCCGAGCCGCTCTGGGTCGGTACGAGCCGCTTCGACCTGCTCGTGCTCCTGCGCGACGAACGAACCGTCCGCGGGCTGCGACCGGACATCGCGGCGCTCCGGGCGCTGGACGCGCGCGGCATCATCGTGACCGCCCCCGCTTCCGACGAGCACGCGGCCTACGACTTCGTCTCCCGCTTCTTCGCGCCCGCAGTGGGCGTGGATGAGGACCCCGTCACCGGCTCGGCACACTGTGCGCTGGGACCGTTCTGGGCGGAACGCCTGGGCAAGGAGGAGCTGGTGGGGTACCAGGCCTCTGCGCGCGGCGGGTTCGTCAGGGTGCGGCTGCAGGGCGACCGCGTGCTGCTCGGCGGACGCGCAGTGACCGTGATGCGGGGAGAGCTGCTGGGTTGA